A single window of Eleginops maclovinus isolate JMC-PN-2008 ecotype Puerto Natales chromosome 19, JC_Emac_rtc_rv5, whole genome shotgun sequence DNA harbors:
- the lgals3a gene encoding LOW QUALITY PROTEIN: galectin-3 (The sequence of the model RefSeq protein was modified relative to this genomic sequence to represent the inferred CDS: deleted 1 base in 1 codon), protein MADFSLSDALGDDTPSKAKNIGHNNPSAPAGNHQPPANPGWPGSAPGAPTQPSAPGGYPAGSSGPGAPGQFPYQSGPGAPGQYPGPPSAPGGFHPGPGIPGQYPPAPGAPGQFPSSPGAPGQFPGQYPPQYPGHYPPEGAPGQLPGGPAPYPAGPFPSGPGAPPAYQNLPYPGGQPGGNGMYGPGGPGAFPPAAGPGAFPGFPAGGFPPMPTGSWGPPSAGGYPAAPGPFGPGPGPMGPYGGPAAPGGMMLPYDLPLHSGILPRLVITIDAEPVPGANRFQVDFFKGSDVVFHFNPRFPEQTIVRNSNLGGCWGPEERDGHFPFAQGRRFELKILVEEDYFKVAVDGSHLLEYEHRVGGMEEVTLLRVTGDVVLHSVAPNMI, encoded by the exons ATGGCAGATTTCTCG CTGTCCGACGCATTAGGAGACGACACTCCGAGCAAAGCCAAGAACATCGGACACAACAACCCGTCGGCTCCGGCCGGGAACCATCAGCCTCCTGCTAACCCGGGGTGGCCCGGTTCAGCCCCCGGAGCCCCCACCCAGCCCTCTGCTCCAGGGGGTTATCCCGCTGGATCCTCCGGGCCAGGGGCCCCGGGGCAGTTCCCATATCAGTCTGGCCCCGGAGCACCAGGGCAATACCCCGGACCTCCTTCTGCACCTGGAGGCTTCCACCCCGGGCCCGGGATCCCTGGACAGTACCCCCCTGCACCTGGAGCTCCCGGACAGTTCCCTTCCAGCCCTGGAGCCCCGGGACAGTTTCCCGGGCAGTACCCCCCCCAGTACCCCGGGCACTACCCCCCCGAGGGAGCTCCAGGACAGCTG CCTGGAGGCCCTGCCCCTTACCCAGCTGGACCCTTTCCCTCTGGCCCCGGAGCCCCCCCTGCATATCAAAATCTGCCTTACCCTGGAGGTCAGCCCGGAGGAAACGGGATGTACGGGCCCGGGGGTCCGGGTGCTTTCCCCCCTGCAGCCGGCCCTGGAGCGTTCCCAGGATTCCCTGCTGGAGGCTTCCCCCCCATGCCCACCGGTTCCTGGGGACCACCCTCAGCCGGAGGATACCCTGCTGCCCCCGGCCCCTTCGGCCCTGGCCCCGGGCCCATGGGTCCATACGGGGGTCCGGCCGCTCCAGGAGGCATG ATGCTGCCGTATGATCTCCCTCTTCACTCGGGAATATTACCCCGACTGGTCATCACGATAGATGCAGAGCCTGTTCCTGGCGcaaacag GTTCCAGGTTGACTTCTTCAAAGGTTCAGACGTCGTCTTTCACTTCAATCCTCGATTCCCCGAGCAAACCATCGTCAGAAACTCAAACCTGGGAGGGTGCTGGGGCCCAGAGGAGCGGGACGGGCACTTCCCCTTCGCACAGGGCCGCCGCTTCGAG CTGAAGATCCTGGTGGAGGAGGACTACTTTAAGGTGGCGGTGGATGGCTCCCACCTGCTGGAGTACGAGCACAGGGTGGGGGGCATGGAGGAGGTGACCCTGCTGAGAGTGACAGGGGACGTGGTGCTCCACAGCGTGGCCCCCAACATGATCTGA